The Primulina eburnea isolate SZY01 chromosome 12, ASM2296580v1, whole genome shotgun sequence genome includes the window TTTCCTTTAACCTTCGAGGTAGAGGCATAATGAGCACTTTCTGTCTTGTCTTGCTTCAACCTTTCCTCTTCCTGGACACAGTGCGAGATGAGCTCATTCAGAGACCAAGTCTTTTTCTGACAGTTATAGCTCACCTTGAACTGGTTAAACTGAGTAGGAAGAGATATCAAAACCAGATGCACCAGCAAGTCCTCGGAGAGGTCAAGCTTCAGTGCTTTTAACCTTGAAGCAAGATGAGACATTTCCATAATGTACTCCCTAATGTTGCCCTTACCTTTGTACCTCATTGAAATGAGGCTTGCCAAAAGTGTACCAATTTCAGACTTTTCACTTTTAGCAAACCTCTTTTCGAGGTCTTGAAGGAAAGCCTTAGCCGTAGCAATGTCGCTAGACACTGTGCCCCTGAATGTTTCTGGAATGGCCTTTTTCATGATCATCATACACATGCGATTCGATCTCTCCCACCTTTCAAACTCCCTCTTTTCATCAGAGGTACTCTTATCCGTAATGGCGGGAGGAGAATCAACCCTTATCGCAAGGTCCAAATCCATGACTCCGAGAACTATCAACAAATTCTCTTGCCATGATTTAAAATTAGAGCCATTTAACATAGGAATAGAATTGATGTTGGAATGAATATTTGCAGGAGTCAAATATGAACAGAGAACAAAAACCAAATATACATGCTCAAccaaatatccaaataaaataattaataaattcaaataatgtaAATCCCCATGAACAGAATATCGAGCACTCCATTAATGTTTCATCTTTGGATAAAAGATTAACTTGTAAGTGATATCCTGGCGCAGCAGTCAAACACTGATAGTAACTATCATGTCAAATAACAACcttcctttgggccgatttaTTATTCACATGAAAAACCGAATAACTATCACATATTTACCACCACAAGTGCATgtgtaattatattaaatattaaccttCTTTTGGGCCGATCAATATTCATATAAATCACATATACCCAAAAtccttttatattttaaaataaaattaatttccatAAAAGAGGTCACTTTGGCgacattttatttcaattaatcaattttaaaaatacatataaccttatcattatttgaattaatgaaaatttaacctTAACCGAATAAACCAGAACCGGGAAAAAaaagtttaaatatattttttcgaaAGGTCAACCCGACCCGGACCCGTACGGGGTCAGGTTGACCCGACCCGATTCCGTACATGTCGGGCCGAACCGGGTCCGTACGGCCCGACCCCAAACCATACGGGTCGGCCCGAATCCGtacacttttttttaaaaaaaaaacatccgAATTTTCGATTTTCCTCTAAAATATTTTGTTGAACAAAAAACTGGAAGGCAAATCGAAATCTTATACCAAATCTTTAAAATTTACAACCAAATCTTTTTTAccaaaaactgaaattttaaaagatttggttttcaaccaaaatattttccagATCTGAAACCTTATCAAAAAAATTTTCAGATCTAAACCAAAAAATTTTCAGATCTGAAaccatatcaaaatattttcagatctgaaaacatatcaatatatttttCCAGATCTAAAGCcatatcaaaaaaaaaattttaaacaaaattttatttttcagatcTGGATCCAAATAGTATCCAAAAACTTTAAACAAATCACAATGATTCAAACAtgaatggctctgataccacttgttgggtaAAACCCATAAACCGCAGAATCCATCACGttaaatcattaagaatttgactgaaaacttAAGCGGAAGCGTACCTGAAGCCATAATCCTGAATTGTTTAGAACGTGTCTTGATCTTCCAGATCTACGCGCTCTTTCCTTGAGAGAATCCTTTAGTTTCTCTTCagaactattttcttaatgGGGGAGAGAATAGTGAAAGTGAGAACGCGAGATCTGGGGACCATGACCCTTATTTATAGATAATATCTTCTGATATTTCCGTTTTAGCTcatcataaaaacagaaattacacTTATGTCTCTACACATTAAAGGCCCACAGCCCATTAGATACATTAAAGCCCAATAACCCGAAACTTTATttgatcactttattttgggcttaACTTAACAGACAACCCACacacataattattcacatataagcccataaaaataaaattgatccaACAGGTGATTCCTCTAAGAACTTTATGAGGGATCGGGCTGTACTGTACATGGAGAATTTCAAACTCGATCTATTTTCCCACTAAGTGGCCATTCGTTTCCAGCCTGAAATTTTCATTCAGAAGTGGAACTTCACTTCTCCAAGTAGACCACAGAAGAAACTAGTTTTGCCAGAGCAACTGAGTCACAAACAGCTATCTTGCAACTTTTGGTATGCTTATTTATGTTCTCAGTCTATTCTCCCAATCGTAATCTCCGGCTTCAATCTCATCAATGGACACTCCATTTGAagaaacaacaacaacaataataataataataaaatggaTATATATTGAATAATATGCAAATCTTAACCTGAATTAtacatgaacaagatttgtaaaTATCTTGAATTTAGGAATGCAAAATTCTTTAATTTTGGCTTATATTCTTTTGCGTATATAAATTTTAGGAAATGagattttttgaataaaaatctatgatgttttgaaaaaataaatttgatatataaCAATGGGTATAATTAGTTTAAAACAATAATGTCACGGCTGCAAAGTAAGTTGCATGGGAGAGAAGATaccctaaataaataaatatttagtaCTGGTCGTATTATAATAGTTGtatacataaaaatataatgttatgttattataatatttttataatatatgattaattaaatatgaaacGAAATTGTAAGATCGAACACTTGTTATTTTACTAAAAGTTATATCTGGTTGTAACATAGTAActtaaatatttcaaaacacgCAACAACTCAAATATCAAGTTTCGATTACTCTTTTAATATGAACAAATTATTGCACCTCAATAATCTTTCATTACCTAACATGAACAATTGTTGATAAAACAATAAACGATCGGTCCCACAACATAACACAAATATTGCAAAACAATACAGGGTTCTCAAGTTTCgaaaataacttaaaataaacataaacatcGCATGTGATTAtcaaataaaatcatatattcGTTATCAGCGTAGATTCCAGCATTGAACACAAGAAGACTTCCATGAATCATGGTTCATACATCCTGATTGACAAATAACATCATCGACGGAGAATTTCACTATTTTAATGCAACTCGACTTCAAAATAACACAATTTTGCGATAAATATAGAACTCTTCTTCATATTAATTTGAATTGGTATGCACAACATCGACTTTGAGAGGAAAAAAATGTTTAGAAGAACCTAAACTAGCAAGCAACGACATAAATAATTTTCCAGCAGCATAGATCTGATTGTTCTTCTAACATACATGATCTGGAAAGCGTAGAATTCTGATATCTTTCATCCAATGAACACCACCTTCTACAAGGAGGAGGATTTGTAAAAATCTATTCGTGTCACAAAGTCCTACCTAATTTATATCAGTTAAAATCAGCACAAACTTGAACATATCTCAATTAATCACAGTTGATGATGATCTTCTCAAGAAATCCATCACCAAACTCGAAAACGCAGAAGATCTATCCTCGAGCAACTTAGCCGGCGAATCATACTCTATTACCTTCCCTGAAATCGACCCAAATGTTGTCTAGTAAGTAACCTCGAACAAAACCAGGATTTTAACTTTAAGGGAAGACAAACATTTAAGTAAATAGACTCTCAATTCTTACCTTCACCGAGAACCAAGACTAGATCATTGTCAATAACTGTAGGTATTCTATGAGCCACTGTGATGACCGTGGATCCGTTTGTTTCTCCTCTTATCGTCTTTTGAATTACGTTATCCGTTGCAGTATCGACTGAGGCAGTAGCCTCATCTAGTACCAGTATCCTTCTTCTTTGTAATAAAACTCTAGCTAAACAAACGAGTTGTCTTTGTCCCACGCTCCAGTTCTCTCCATCTTCAGCAACTACAACATTTTTTCAAAAAGTTTATAACCCAAATCAAATTAAgtttcaacacaaatatttgAATAGTTTTCAAGACCTGGTGCATCAAGAAGTCTTTGATCTTGCTTCACATTTTCGGCGATATGACATTTATGTAAAACCTGTCACGTTGCACCATTTATAGTGAGATTGGTAAATCACATGCTCTTTGGGTACAAAAAAGTTGTTATTGATTGTGGATCCTTACCTCCCATATCTCTTGATCttcatgttcttgtaaaggatCAAGATTGATCCTCACGGTTCCTTGAAACAAAACTGGATCTTGAGGGATTATACTTAATCGAGACCTTAAATCTTGTAGACCGATCTTTGAGATGTCTACATTGTCGATCAAAATACGCCCTTCTGTGTGTTCCACCACTCTAAAAAGGGCTTGGATCAATGTAGACTTTCCACTTCCAGTTCTTCCAACGATACCGATTTTCTTTTCCGCGGGAAAGGTGCAAGTGATTCCTCTAAGAACTTTAGGAAGAACAGGACTGTACTGTACATGGAGATTTTCAATCTCTATTTTCCCGCTGAGCGGCCATTCTGTTTCCGGCCTGAAATTTTCATTAATAAGTGGAGCTTCACTAGGTATGGAGGTGAACCTAAGAATCCTCTCCACAGAGATCATCTTGTTTTCTACATTGCAAAGGTTCCATATTACCCATGCTTGGAGCACACTTAAGTTTAAACCGTAAGTTGCTGCTAGTCCTGCCAGGCCTGAAACCAAGAACATgtgatgtttttatttttaaagccTTTGTTTGAGTAATGTTCGGTTTTTGGAGCTTGTAGAAGGAAAATGGAGATAAAGTACTTACTGGGATCAATTGCTGATCGTGGAAGGTTCACTAAGATAACAAGGAGGAGGAAGAAAACAAAGTTGAAGAGAAAATTTATTCTAACACAAAGCCATTCCATCGTGCCAGCATTATGAAATGCGACACGAGAATAATCATCGATGAGCTCCAAGTTCTTGTTAATAAAACGAGATTCCTGGTTGAAGCTCCTTATTACTGTTGCACCAGATATTGATTCTGAGAAGTGTTGGAGAATCGGGGCTTGTTGGATTGGAACCATACGCGCCAATTCCCTTGCTGTTTTAATGTAATATACCTGAATGGAAGCTTTTGTCAGGAATTGAGTTCAAGGGAGAAATTTTCTTATGATTTACAAGGACATGAAATTTTTTCTTGCCTGATACCATACGGAAATGGAAAAGACAATGACGAACAGGAAGAAGACCTGCCAGGCTACATGGGACATGAGGATAACGATGCTCAACAGCTGAATAAGAGCGAATGCTAGTCCGGCTAACCTGTATGGTATATCTGTATCCACTATGCTTTGATCTGTAGATGACTGTGatttaaaaaattgttttaGTTAAATATGCAACACTGGTAACATGAGAAGTGAATTCGACTAAAATTCCACCAACCCTTTTAAGAATTCTGCTCGATGGTGTGGAATCAAAGAAAGATAGCGGCGCCCGGAGAATTGATCCAATCATTCCAAGAAATAGGCGTTGTGCTGTTTCGATAGCAATAGTTGATAGCAGAATAGCTCTTCCCAAAATAAAGAACGAGCTTCCACCAGAAAGCAACGCAAATATCCAAATCAAACGCTCCTTTGTAACTCTACCTTCTTCTTCTGATCCCCAGGCGATCCAGTAATTGCTGGCCATTTGCAAACCTTGGAACAGAACTTGACACAAGAGTATTATTGGAACAAGAGCTCCTCTATATGCAGAGGTGACAAAAGTAGAATACACATGCCATTTTACTCTGCCGGTTTCAGTTTCCTCGTGCAGATTTCTATCAGAAACTTGGCTACTTCTGCTAGTGTCAACAAATTTTTCTTCGGTTAACTCCATTTGCTTATTGTGACAGTAGCTTTTACCAGAGCCAATACACTTGGGAGGGCTCACTTGATTCAAAGAATGGCTGTGAGCAGCCATTTGTCTTATGAGTTCCCCATCATGGTTCAAAATCAAATCTTGATATTTTCCCCACTCTGCTATTCTGCCATCTTTCATAACCTGCAAATAAAACATTCATCGACAGTGAAAAGCACCGCAAAAAATCTGTCTTTTAGCAGGAAGTTGTATTAAATCTTTACAACTTACCACGACAAGATCAGCAGCGTCCAAGAATTCTAACTGATGAGTAACATACACTACAGTCTTGTTACGCAAGAGTTGCATCAGACATTTCTGCATTATATATGTAAAAAGGAAAGTAAATAGAAGTGATCATCAATCccatatttgcaattgaataaaTAGAATAGAAAATCTTTCTTGCCTTGAACATATGAGCCCCCGTATGTGCATCAACCGCGCTGAAAGGATCATCCAGCAAATATGTATCTGAGTTGCTGTAAAGTGCCCTTGCCATTTGTATCCTTTGTTTCTGTCCACCGCTCAAAGTCGTCCCTCTTTCCCCTAGTACGCTCAAATCTCCACCAGCCCACATCTTGATATCATGATTCAATGCACACGCTTCCACCACATTTTCATATAAATTCCTATCCATCTCCTTGCCAAATAGTACATTGTCTCTAATAGTGCCTGTTTGAATCCAAGCACTTTGCGGCACAAAAGCTTTTGAGCCGTAAGTTTTAATTCTCGTCCCTGAAATTCTTGGTATTTCTCCAAGTATACTACAGAGAAGACTAGTTTTGCCAGAACCAACTGAGCCACATATAGCTACCTTGCAACCTTTTGTTATTCTTATCTTCTCAGTTATCTTAATTGTTGCTCGCTTCGCATCTCTGATCTCCCAAGCATATTCTCCGGCTTCAATCTCAATGGCCACTCCAGGGGCACCAGATGCATGATAATGTATCAGCCTCTTCTGATCTTCTTCTCTTATAAAATTTTGAACTCGATCTATTGATACTTTAGTCTGAGCAATCATAGATATAAGCTCTGGTAAATTGTATATTGGTTCTTGAAGTATTCGGAAAGTGGCTAATGCTGAGAGAACTGTGCCTGAGGCCAAGGGTGTACCTAAAATGATGCAGACTCCGAAAGTAACAACTGAAACTAATGTCGGAGAAGCCCAAAAAAGAAAAGCCACAGCTGAGCTCGTGTAGAGGTATCTTTTAAGCCAACTTCTCTCAGTTTCTCTCAACTGGAGCAGCTTTTTCAAAAAAGTTGGTTCCCATGATTGTAGCTTCAAAACACGCATACTCTTCAACATCTCGGAAGTAGCTTTTAAACGCGAATCTTTAGCCTCCATTATCTTTGTGTGTAGATTTTCTTGCATATTTGCAAGTGGAGTGTTGCTCACCATTACAAAAATGGTGGTCAGAAGAGCAGCAACAGATGGTAGAGCGCCTAAATTCCTGTACAAGATAACTAAGGCAAACATAACCTGGACAGGAAGCAACCAAATCCCATGAAGATACCAGAAAAAATCCCCGATTCTTTCGACGTCTACATTGATAAAGTTGATAATTTTACCGTTGCTCGTACCACCATACTTTATCGAAAGAGATTTTTTGTATATCAGTACCATTAAAGCCGCCCTGACCCTTACGCCAATTCTATGAGCACCAAAATACCACTGCCTCTGAGATAGTGACTCCAGTGTCTTCGCAATGAAAAAGATCGATGCAAGAATCATACCACGTTGCCAGCTTAGGCTGCCATCCTTAGTTGATAAGAAGTTAACAAAGCTTGGGATTAACAGTGGACCGATGTAAGAGGCAGTTGTGTTCACTCCTAGAAACAGCACATAATAAGCTTAGAAAATATCTGTGCTTATAACTGCCAAAAAGTTTCATATAAAGACATTTAAGGTACCTGCAAAAACTCCATTGATGATAAGCGGCCACCAAATGGCGTGAAGTATGGCACTAGGCAGAGACGTGCTCTGAGTTTTTCGCTTTCGCAGAGACTCTTCGAGCGATGAAGAAGCTTCATCTGCAGTATCTGGTCGAGGAATCTCTGGTATGTCTTCCATTTCCAGCTTTTCAAAATGACCCTTCTTAAACAAAGGATTAAGCCATCTAAATGTCAAATGGCTCCATATTCCGGCACAAGAAAATGCATCAGAATCACGAAATGTTTCAGATTTCTCTAACTCCTCATCGAGTAATGGCTGTGTAGAGTCGTTGAAATTCTTGGCAGAAGTGTTGTTTAGTAAAGCTTTAAAGAAAAGTACAGAAAGTGGAAGAGTTGCAAAATCTATTATGTTGGATTTTGGCAGAAATTCTGGAACTTGAATAGATTTGAAATGATCGAGGAGACTAAAAATCACTATAAGCAAATCACGAATGCTGGAAAAACACCACCAACAAACAAGAACTAATGGCCACCTTTTGCCTATTCTTCGAGTTCTATTTACGGAATAAACTGCAGCAACGCTAGCTAAACTCCAAGCGATGGATGACAGCAAAACCTCAATCGAGGAGGCTCCGAAAATCCAAACTTCATGAACGCAGAATCCAATATAAGACATGGCAATTACAAGATTCGATAACGCAGTAATTTTGACAAAGAGGGTTTGTTTTTCTATCCGAAATGACGCCTCGGCGTCGCAATTTTCCCTTCTCTTCTTCAAGATTTCCATCAAAAACCATACCAGAAACACTAGACAAAATGCAAGAACAATAAAATCCATTGCAACCCCCGACTCAACAAAACTCCAGAAAGACACCATTTTTCCACACACACAAaatctaaaatttaaaaatcattcTTTTATGTTCTTGCACAAGAAACAGTGGAACtctaaaacccaaaaaaacCCAGCACAGATTCagaaacagaaaaaaaaaaccataacATGAAAATTCAATCATGCGAGGAGATAGATGATAAATAAGATATATCACAACGCCTGAGCATGGTGATTCATACACATTATATCTCTGtgtgtaaatatatatatccaCTATTGGATCAAATGCAAGAGAACACGTGGGACTTTTTAACGTTGGTGGAATGATTATGAAGGAATCTGGGCATTCGTCATCGTGTACTATTGTCCTGTGACTCGAGTTTTCTTGCTTAGGTTTATAATTTTTATGtgtgtttatgttatatttatagaCGCGTAGATAGAATAAAAGTGAGAATAGTCCAATCAAGATTCCTTCGAGATTCTAAATAATTCTTTAATTTATCATTTTACCCTTTTCTCCACATTAATtgataatgaaaaataatttactaaaataaccaagttctctttaaaattaaaaaaattagtgatCTTTCATAAAATATACTTATCTATATACTCGAAAAATATATGTagaatggcaaaaacttgtgtgagacggtctcacgggtcgtatttgtgagacagatcttttatttaggtcatccatgaaaaagtattattttttatgttagaaTTCCCACTCATGTAGAATTCCCAGGGAAAATAATaaaagtaggtctcttgtgagacggtctgacgaatttttatttgtgagatgagttaaccctaccgatattcacaataaaaagtaatattcttagcctaaaaagtaatattttttcatggatgacccaaataagagatccgctTCACAAAACAcgattcgtaagaccgtctcatgcAACTTTTTGCCAAATAACAATGGATAAGTTTTAGAAAATGGGGCCAGAATCTGAACAGTATTCTTTGATGTATCTGAACTTTTATAGTTTAAATTGTCTATTATTAAATTGTCAATTTTTGAGGAGTAATAATGCCTTCATTTTACAAGCATTTTTGTAGTCACATTATATACTATTTTTCAGGATTACAATTtccaaatataattttaataattttagtgTAGAAACGATTATTTTTCGCTTTACTAAAAGTTATAACTCATGATAATggtacaactcaaatcttttaaagaaCATAACCATCATGGTTCTATCCATCAACCCAATATGAATAATTTATTCCACTTCAAGAATTAGGATATATTttattgagtgagtctcatatgagaccgtctcacggatcataatctgtgagacgggtcaaccctatccatattcacaataaaaagtaatactcttaacataaaaagtgatacttttttatgcgtgacccaaataagagatccgtctcacaaataatatctgtgagatcgtctcacacaagtttttgcctattttattattattaactgTCATGATAATACAACTGATAAAAAAGGACAGTCAACGATCCGGACCACCATGGATTTTGGGTTCAAATCTTACATGTATTAGTAATTAGGTAGTTTAGGTAAATAGAAAATCTCCTACCGTATTTTAtcgacaacaacaaaaaaaaattaataagaaAGGAAaagtaaattttgaaaaatattatgttttccaGAAATTTTCGCTTCCCGTGGTTATCCAATTTGGAAGTTGCAAAAATCTCGGTTTTATTGTTTTTccttatttaatatattttcgtATCAAATTAATACGATTTCTGCATTCAATACAAAATTTCATGTTCAATCCATCCAACTTCAAATTAATTTTACTCCAAAGGTAAAGTTCTACAAATATTCCTTatttattgatgtattttatATGCGGGTTTTTAGCATACATTTTACTATAGCTTTAATCAaaggcaaaaatttatgtgaaacgatttcacggatcgtattttgtgagacggatatcttatttgggtcatccatgaaaaagtattattttttatgctaagagcattaatttttattgtaaatatcggtatggttAACCCCtgtcacagataaagatttgtgtgACCGTCTAACATATAGGCACTACTCTTACTTCATTTCAACGGGTAAGATCTTACAacacacaattttcaaaaaagtGGGTTCTATATATG containing:
- the LOC140807209 gene encoding putative ABC transporter C family member 15, whose protein sequence is MVSFWSFVESGVAMDFIVLAFCLVFLVWFLMEILKKRRENCDAEASFRIEKQTLFVKITALSNLVIAMSYIGFCVHEVWIFGASSIEVLLSSIAWSLASVAAVYSVNRTRRIGKRWPLVLVCWWCFSSIRDLLIVIFSLLDHFKSIQVPEFLPKSNIIDFATLPLSVLFFKALLNNTSAKNFNDSTQPLLDEELEKSETFRDSDAFSCAGIWSHLTFRWLNPLFKKGHFEKLEMEDIPEIPRPDTADEASSSLEESLRKRKTQSTSLPSAILHAIWWPLIINGVFAGVNTTASYIGPLLIPSFVNFLSTKDGSLSWQRGMILASIFFIAKTLESLSQRQWYFGAHRIGVRVRAALMVLIYKKSLSIKYGGTSNGKIINFINVDVERIGDFFWYLHGIWLLPVQVMFALVILYRNLGALPSVAALLTTIFVMVSNTPLANMQENLHTKIMEAKDSRLKATSEMLKSMRVLKLQSWEPTFLKKLLQLRETERSWLKRYLYTSSAVAFLFWASPTLVSVVTFGVCIILGTPLASGTVLSALATFRILQEPIYNLPELISMIAQTKVSIDRVQNFIREEDQKRLIHYHASGAPGVAIEIEAGEYAWEIRDAKRATIKITEKIRITKGCKVAICGSVGSGKTSLLCSILGEIPRISGTRIKTYGSKAFVPQSAWIQTGTIRDNVLFGKEMDRNLYENVVEACALNHDIKMWAGGDLSVLGERGTTLSGGQKQRIQMARALYSNSDTYLLDDPFSAVDAHTGAHMFKKCLMQLLRNKTVVYVTHQLEFLDAADLVVVMKDGRIAEWGKYQDLILNHDGELIRQMAAHSHSLNQVSPPKCIGSGKSYCHNKQMELTEEKFVDTSRSSQVSDRNLHEETETGRVKWHVYSTFVTSAYRGALVPIILLCQVLFQGLQMASNYWIAWGSEEEGRVTKERLIWIFALLSGGSSFFILGRAILLSTIAIETAQRLFLGMIGSILRAPLSFFDSTPSSRILKRSSTDQSIVDTDIPYRLAGLAFALIQLLSIVILMSHVAWQVFFLFVIVFSISVWYQVYYIKTARELARMVPIQQAPILQHFSESISGATVIRSFNQESRFINKNLELIDDYSRVAFHNAGTMEWLCVRINFLFNFVFFLLLVILVNLPRSAIDPSLAGLAATYGLNLSVLQAWVIWNLCNVENKMISVERILRFTSIPSEAPLINENFRPETEWPLSGKIEIENLHVQYSPVLPKVLRGITCTFPAEKKIGIVGRTGSGKSTLIQALFRVVEHTEGRILIDNVDISKIGLQDLRSRLSIIPQDPVLFQGTVRINLDPLQEHEDQEIWEVLHKCHIAENVKQDQRLLDAPVAEDGENWSVGQRQLVCLARVLLQRRRILVLDEATASVDTATDNVIQKTIRGETNGSTVITVAHRIPTVIDNDLVLVLGEGKVIEYDSPAKLLEDRSSAFSSLVMDFLRRSSSTVIN